From a single Nocardioides panacis genomic region:
- a CDS encoding S8 family serine peptidase has protein sequence MFPRTHLVRRAAALAAGSALLTAGLAAAPGTAAAKGTIPDPLRATAPGVYVVTLTAPPAASYAATRPTGGARFDRARPAVTAYTARLTAEQDRVVHALGDPAVLYRYSTALNGFAATLTSDQVRQARVTPGVTLVERSTKQHVDRVRSSAAAAPVVGSSSRNLLGLAGPDGVWARHGGPQRAGHGVVVGVVDTGIWPDNPSFSGLPQRTPGTAPQLPGFHGACAAGEEWAPEDCNDKVVSARWFVSGFGEENVAGAEYLSPRDGTGHGSHVASTAAGDHDVRVEVDGQRFGTTSGMAPAARLAVYKACWTAPDPSQDGCTTADTVAAVDQAVSDGVDVLNYSVSGSRRVDDAVERAFLGAATAGVFVATSAGNDGPAADSVGHVSPWVTTVAASTHHVFQGAVRLGDGRSFVGAMVSDQPVRSTRLVLGADVAAPGATPDSARLCEAGSLDAARTQGRIVVCDRGDGARVDKSATVATAGGAGMVLANTRPQSTDADVHAVPTVHLDLTASAAVRAYARQPGATARLDPRDRSDSRVPTAAGFSGRGPALEAGGDVLKPDLTAPGVGVLGAVAPASDSGRSWDLASGTSASAPHVAGLAAFIAGVHPDWSVSRIKSAMMTTAYDLHGPHGPLVEGAGHVDPSAFLDPGLVFDTPASSWQRYVAGRIDASDVNAPSLAIGDLVGPTTVTRTVTNVSSRRESYSVRKRGLADVDVQAFPATVRLRPGQSRTVRLRITARPSATVDRDVTGWLVWRGDRHRVRIPVAVRPTVVAAPRQVTGSGASGSVSVTGRSGNGRTVKLRSSGLVPATTTPLALTPGPFDVTAPAADAATASRQVTVPAGTDVARFTTASGAAGDDVDLYVYRDGVLVDGSTGSSPEAEVTLTDPAPGSYTVYVHAASAENGSTVAGALQTWVVPGSGAAPVTLSTDAVGFAPGQRFRYSASWVGLDAATSYLGVLTYGDTAARTLLAVN, from the coding sequence GTGTTCCCCCGAACGCACCTCGTGCGCCGCGCCGCTGCGCTGGCCGCCGGATCCGCCCTGCTCACGGCCGGCCTGGCCGCCGCACCGGGCACCGCCGCCGCCAAGGGCACGATCCCCGACCCGCTGCGGGCCACGGCCCCCGGGGTGTACGTCGTCACGCTGACCGCGCCGCCCGCCGCGTCGTACGCCGCGACCCGGCCCACCGGCGGCGCGCGCTTCGACCGGGCCCGGCCGGCCGTCACGGCCTACACCGCCCGGCTGACCGCCGAGCAGGACCGGGTCGTGCACGCCCTGGGCGACCCCGCGGTGCTCTACCGCTACTCGACCGCGCTGAACGGCTTCGCGGCGACGCTGACCAGCGACCAGGTCCGGCAGGCGCGCGTCACGCCGGGGGTCACCCTCGTCGAGCGCAGCACCAAGCAGCACGTCGACCGGGTGCGGTCGAGCGCCGCCGCCGCACCGGTCGTCGGCAGCAGCTCGCGCAACCTGCTCGGCCTCGCCGGCCCGGACGGCGTCTGGGCCCGGCACGGCGGCCCGCAGCGCGCCGGGCACGGGGTCGTGGTCGGCGTCGTGGACACCGGCATCTGGCCGGACAACCCGAGCTTCAGCGGCCTGCCGCAGCGCACCCCCGGCACCGCGCCGCAGCTCCCCGGCTTCCACGGCGCCTGCGCCGCCGGCGAGGAGTGGGCGCCCGAGGACTGCAACGACAAGGTCGTCTCGGCCCGCTGGTTCGTCAGCGGGTTCGGCGAGGAGAACGTCGCCGGCGCGGAGTACCTCTCCCCCCGGGACGGCACCGGCCACGGCTCGCACGTCGCGTCGACGGCCGCGGGCGACCACGACGTCCGCGTCGAGGTCGATGGGCAGCGCTTCGGCACCACCTCGGGGATGGCGCCGGCGGCCCGGCTCGCGGTCTACAAGGCCTGCTGGACCGCCCCGGACCCGAGCCAGGACGGCTGCACGACCGCCGACACGGTCGCCGCGGTCGACCAGGCGGTGTCCGACGGCGTCGACGTCCTGAACTACTCGGTGTCCGGCAGCCGCCGCGTCGACGACGCCGTCGAGCGCGCGTTCCTGGGTGCGGCCACCGCCGGGGTCTTCGTGGCCACCTCGGCCGGTAACGACGGGCCCGCGGCGGACTCCGTCGGCCACGTCTCGCCGTGGGTCACCACGGTGGCGGCGAGCACCCACCACGTCTTCCAGGGCGCGGTCCGGCTCGGCGACGGCCGCTCGTTCGTGGGCGCGATGGTCTCCGACCAGCCGGTGCGCTCCACCCGCCTGGTGCTCGGCGCCGACGTCGCGGCCCCGGGCGCCACCCCCGACTCGGCCCGGTTGTGCGAGGCGGGCAGCCTCGACGCCGCGCGGACGCAGGGCCGGATCGTGGTCTGCGACCGCGGCGACGGCGCCCGCGTGGACAAGTCCGCGACCGTCGCCACCGCCGGCGGGGCCGGCATGGTGCTGGCCAACACCCGTCCGCAGAGCACCGACGCCGACGTGCACGCCGTGCCCACCGTGCACCTGGACCTGACCGCGTCGGCCGCGGTCCGGGCCTATGCCCGGCAGCCCGGCGCGACCGCCCGCCTCGACCCGCGCGACCGCTCCGACAGCCGGGTGCCCACGGCGGCCGGCTTCTCCGGGCGCGGCCCGGCGCTCGAGGCCGGCGGCGACGTGCTCAAGCCCGACCTGACCGCCCCGGGCGTGGGCGTGCTCGGCGCGGTGGCCCCGGCATCGGACTCCGGCCGGTCGTGGGACCTCGCGTCCGGCACGTCGGCCAGCGCCCCGCACGTGGCGGGCCTGGCGGCGTTCATCGCCGGCGTGCACCCGGACTGGTCGGTCTCCCGCATCAAGTCCGCGATGATGACCACCGCCTACGACCTGCACGGCCCGCACGGGCCGCTCGTCGAGGGCGCCGGCCACGTCGACCCGTCGGCGTTCCTCGACCCGGGCCTGGTCTTCGACACCCCGGCGTCGTCCTGGCAGCGGTACGTCGCCGGGCGGATCGACGCCAGCGACGTCAACGCGCCGTCCCTCGCGATCGGCGACCTGGTCGGCCCCACCACCGTCACCCGCACGGTCACCAACGTGAGCAGCCGCCGGGAGTCCTACTCCGTGCGCAAGCGCGGCCTCGCCGACGTCGACGTGCAGGCCTTCCCGGCGACCGTGCGGCTGCGCCCCGGGCAGAGCCGCACGGTCCGGCTGCGGATCACCGCCCGGCCGTCCGCGACCGTCGACCGGGACGTCACCGGCTGGCTGGTGTGGCGCGGCGACCGGCACCGGGTGCGGATCCCGGTCGCGGTGCGCCCGACCGTCGTCGCCGCTCCCCGCCAGGTCACCGGCAGCGGTGCCAGCGGCAGCGTCTCGGTCACCGGACGCTCCGGCAACGGCCGCACCGTCAAGCTCCGCAGCAGCGGCCTGGTGCCGGCGACCACGACCCCCCTCGCCCTGACACCGGGCCCGTTCGACGTGACCGCACCCGCGGCGGACGCGGCCACCGCCTCCCGGCAGGTCACCGTCCCGGCCGGCACCGACGTGGCCCGTTTCACCACGGCCAGCGGCGCCGCCGGTGACGACGTCGACCTCTACGTCTACCGCGACGGCGTGCTGGTGGACGGCTCGACGGGCTCCTCCCCCGAGGCCGAGGTCACCCTGACCGACCCCGCGCCCGGCAGCTACACGGTCTACGTGCACGCCGCCTCCGCGGAGAACGGCTCGACCGTCGCCGGCGCGCTGCAGACCTGGGTCGTCCCCGGCAGCGGCGCGGCCCCGGTCACGCTGAGCACCGACGCGGTCGGCTTCGCCCCCGGCCAGCGGTTCCGCTACTCCGCGTCGTGGGTCGGGCTGGACGCGGCCACCAGCTACCTCGGGGTGCTGACCTACGGCGACACCGCGGCCCGCACCCTGCTCGCGGTCAACTGA
- a CDS encoding HAD family hydrolase: protein MPDPAQLVVGFDLDMTLIDTRPGFAATLSVLAEETGTVLDVEDLSNRLGPPLDLMLAPHYPAEDLPGLVARFRAHYPAHAIAPTGTFPGAHAALDAVRRHGGRSVVVTGKYRPNAALHLEALDLDADALVGEVWGSARARCWSSTARASTSVTTSMTSRVPARPGRSACRC, encoded by the coding sequence ATGCCTGATCCCGCTCAGCTCGTCGTGGGTTTCGACCTCGACATGACGCTCATCGACACCCGCCCCGGGTTCGCGGCGACGCTGTCGGTGCTCGCGGAGGAGACCGGCACCGTCCTGGACGTCGAGGACCTCAGCAACCGGCTCGGCCCGCCGCTCGACCTGATGCTCGCGCCGCACTACCCCGCCGAGGACCTGCCGGGCCTGGTCGCGCGGTTCCGGGCGCACTACCCCGCGCACGCGATCGCGCCGACCGGGACGTTCCCCGGAGCGCACGCCGCCCTGGACGCCGTACGTCGGCACGGCGGTCGCAGCGTCGTGGTCACCGGGAAGTACCGCCCCAACGCGGCCCTGCACCTCGAGGCGCTCGACCTCGACGCGGACGCCCTGGTCGGCGAGGTCTGGGGGTCGGCAAGGGCGCGGTGCTGGTCGAGCACGGCGCGAGCGTCTACGTCGGTGACCACGTCCATGACGTCGAGGGTGCCCGCGCGGCCGGGGCGGTCAGCGTGTCGGTGCTGA
- the larE gene encoding ATP-dependent sacrificial sulfur transferase LarE, with protein sequence MLVEHGASVYVGDHVHDVEGARAAGAVSVSVLTGGCTEQELRDAGTDVVLHDLTELPAWLDAHVLDVRLAALEAELRSYGSVLVAYSGGADSAFLLAAAVRALGADRVGAATAYSDSLPQSERSPALDLAASLGVRVFTPETHEMDREGYRANAGDRCYFCKAELLDVLWPLGEEHGFARVATGTNADDAVAGFRPGIRAAAERGAATPLRDAGLTKEQIRLASRRWDLPTWDKPAAACLSSRVAFGIEVSPFRLARVERAEAGVRAALDAAGIDVRNVRVRDVGDRGRLEVDADRLAEVDACPAVLEAVRDAGFEEAEVDRHGFRSGSMNELLPEPEQFR encoded by the coding sequence GTGCTGGTCGAGCACGGCGCGAGCGTCTACGTCGGTGACCACGTCCATGACGTCGAGGGTGCCCGCGCGGCCGGGGCGGTCAGCGTGTCGGTGCTGACCGGCGGCTGCACCGAGCAGGAGCTCCGGGACGCCGGGACCGACGTGGTGCTGCACGACCTGACCGAGCTGCCCGCCTGGCTGGACGCCCACGTCCTCGACGTCCGGCTGGCCGCGCTCGAGGCGGAGCTGCGGTCCTACGGGTCGGTGCTGGTCGCCTACAGCGGCGGAGCGGACAGCGCGTTCCTGCTCGCGGCGGCGGTCCGCGCCCTCGGCGCCGACCGGGTCGGTGCGGCCACCGCCTACTCCGACTCCCTGCCGCAGAGCGAGCGCTCCCCGGCCCTCGACCTCGCGGCGTCGCTCGGGGTCCGGGTCTTCACCCCGGAGACCCACGAGATGGACCGCGAGGGCTACCGCGCCAACGCCGGCGACCGCTGCTACTTCTGCAAGGCCGAGCTGCTCGACGTGCTCTGGCCGCTGGGCGAGGAGCACGGCTTCGCCCGGGTCGCCACCGGCACCAACGCCGACGACGCGGTGGCCGGGTTCCGGCCGGGCATCCGGGCCGCCGCCGAACGGGGCGCCGCCACCCCGCTGCGCGACGCCGGCCTCACCAAGGAGCAGATCCGGCTCGCGTCGCGGCGCTGGGACCTGCCCACCTGGGACAAGCCCGCCGCGGCGTGCCTGTCGAGCCGGGTCGCCTTCGGCATCGAGGTCAGCCCGTTCCGGCTGGCCCGCGTCGAGCGCGCCGAGGCCGGGGTGCGGGCGGCGCTCGACGCCGCCGGGATCGACGTACGGAACGTGCGGGTGCGCGACGTCGGGGACCGGGGCCGGCTCGAGGTCGACGCCGACCGGCTCGCCGAGGTGGACGCCTGCCCGGCGGTCCTCGAGGCGGTGCGGGACGCCGGCTTCGAGGAGGCCGAGGTGGACCGGCACGGGTTCCGGTCGGGCTCGATGAACGAGCTGCTGCCCGAGCCGGAGCAGTTCCGCTGA
- a CDS encoding cold-shock protein encodes MPTGKVKWYDADKGFGFLSKDDGGDVYVRADALPAGAPALKPGARVEFGLVQGRKGDQAMQVRLLDPVPSVAKAVSKSQRKKPADMVNIIEDLYGLLENIERSYRGGRHPDGKVAKPTAKVLRALADELEL; translated from the coding sequence GTGCCGACTGGCAAGGTCAAGTGGTACGACGCCGACAAGGGCTTCGGCTTCCTGTCCAAGGACGACGGGGGCGATGTTTACGTCCGCGCCGACGCCCTGCCCGCGGGTGCCCCCGCGCTCAAGCCCGGCGCGCGCGTGGAGTTCGGACTGGTCCAGGGCCGCAAGGGCGACCAGGCCATGCAGGTCCGGCTGCTGGACCCGGTGCCCTCCGTGGCCAAGGCGGTCTCCAAGTCCCAGCGCAAGAAGCCGGCCGACATGGTCAACATCATCGAGGACCTCTACGGCCTGCTGGAGAACATCGAGCGGTCCTACCGCGGCGGCCGGCACCCCGACGGCAAGGTCGCCAAGCCGACGGCCAAGGTGCTGCGCGCCCTGGCCGACGAGCTCGAGCTCTAG
- a CDS encoding NAD-dependent epimerase/dehydratase family protein has translation MRILFVGGTRFVGRAMVESALSAGHEVTLLHRGVTNDPALDRVEHLLADRNGDLAVLADREFDATVDVCAYVPRHVRTLAAALDGRGGHHVLVSSVSAYAEPAGPGYDEDSPLARLDDPTVEEVTGETYGGLKVLCEEAAAEAYGADHLAVLRPTYVVGPHDYTGRFTWWVRRVAAGGEVLAPGPYDAPMQVIDARDQGDLAVRVCENATAGPLTVASPAPPYGFGDLLDATVAAVGPAGTQLTWVDPAWYAEQGGTYQSAPLWTEGAAEHVMAADPARAVAAGLRTRPLEQTIADTWEWMQQAGPEPVAEWGSAPEDEARLLRAWHAAAGS, from the coding sequence ATGCGCATCCTCTTCGTCGGCGGCACCCGTTTCGTGGGCCGCGCCATGGTCGAGTCCGCCCTCAGCGCCGGTCACGAGGTGACCCTGCTGCACCGGGGCGTCACCAACGACCCCGCCCTGGACCGGGTCGAGCACCTGCTGGCCGACCGCAACGGCGACCTGGCGGTGCTCGCCGATCGGGAGTTCGACGCCACCGTCGACGTCTGCGCCTACGTCCCCCGCCATGTGCGGACGCTGGCCGCGGCCCTCGACGGCCGCGGCGGCCACCACGTGCTGGTCTCCTCGGTGTCGGCCTACGCCGAGCCGGCCGGCCCGGGCTACGACGAGGACTCGCCGCTGGCCCGGCTGGACGACCCGACCGTCGAGGAGGTCACCGGCGAGACGTACGGCGGGCTCAAGGTGCTCTGCGAGGAGGCCGCCGCCGAGGCCTACGGCGCCGATCACCTCGCCGTGCTCCGACCGACGTACGTCGTCGGCCCGCACGACTACACCGGCCGGTTCACCTGGTGGGTGCGCCGGGTCGCGGCCGGCGGCGAGGTGCTCGCGCCGGGACCGTACGACGCCCCGATGCAGGTCATCGACGCCCGCGACCAGGGCGACCTCGCCGTCCGGGTGTGCGAGAACGCCACCGCCGGCCCGCTGACCGTGGCGTCCCCGGCGCCGCCGTACGGCTTCGGCGACCTGCTCGACGCGACCGTCGCGGCGGTCGGGCCGGCCGGCACGCAGCTCACCTGGGTCGACCCGGCGTGGTACGCCGAGCAGGGCGGCACCTACCAGAGCGCGCCGCTGTGGACCGAGGGCGCGGCCGAGCACGTGATGGCCGCCGACCCGGCCCGGGCGGTCGCGGCCGGCCTGCGCACGCGGCCGCTGGAGCAGACCATCGCCGACACGTGGGAGTGGATGCAGCAGGCCGGGCCCGAGCCCGTGGCGGAGTGGGGCAGCGCGCCCGAGGACGAGGCCCGGCTGCTGCGCGCCTGGCACGCAGCCGCCGGCTCCTAG
- a CDS encoding MFS transporter: MRPEDSRHAGGTVGGSAGPRPGEDADTEELPGRSGARMRARSVAGGSRRAARAAARGARRAGSGTGRAAGYTLRQARRATHAEGAGDSGLSRLIELHAFNGAGDAAVAISLAGTLFFQVPTDQARGQVALFLGLTMLPFAIVAPLIGPFLDRFSHGRRWAIGATMALRAFLCWVLADAVRSGDSVALFPAALGCLVASKAYGVTRAAAVPRVLPRQLSLVKANSRISLSAVAGAAISAPLAVGASTFGPQWSLRYAFLVFVGATVLAILLPARVDSSAGEDGAAVTGVGRAKRPPLPYSVKVALRANTGMRLLSGFLTMFMAFLLRDEPFPGWEDKPALLLGLVIGSAGLGSTIGITLGSVLRRISPQVTVVVMLLADAAVAVVVALFYGLPTAVLLGLTAGLAQSLGKLSLDALIQREVPERRRAGTFAKSETLLQLSWVVGGFIGIVLPLNPELGLGVAAAILVAWSGWTLSAVRRGGPAARRVS, encoded by the coding sequence ATGCGGCCCGAGGACAGCAGGCACGCCGGCGGCACCGTCGGCGGGAGCGCGGGCCCGCGCCCCGGCGAGGACGCCGACACCGAGGAGCTGCCCGGCCGCTCCGGGGCCAGGATGCGGGCCCGCTCGGTCGCCGGCGGCAGCCGCCGCGCCGCCCGGGCCGCCGCCCGGGGCGCCCGCCGGGCAGGTTCCGGCACCGGCCGGGCGGCCGGCTACACGCTGCGCCAGGCCCGCCGCGCCACCCACGCCGAGGGCGCCGGCGACAGCGGCCTGTCCCGGCTGATCGAGCTGCACGCCTTCAACGGGGCCGGCGACGCGGCGGTGGCCATCTCGCTGGCCGGCACCCTGTTCTTCCAGGTCCCCACCGACCAGGCCCGTGGGCAGGTCGCGCTCTTCCTGGGCCTGACGATGCTGCCGTTCGCGATCGTCGCCCCCCTGATCGGCCCGTTCCTGGACCGCTTCAGCCACGGCCGGCGGTGGGCGATCGGCGCGACGATGGCGCTGCGCGCGTTCCTCTGCTGGGTCCTCGCGGACGCCGTACGCTCCGGCGACTCGGTCGCGCTGTTCCCCGCGGCGCTGGGCTGCCTGGTGGCGTCCAAGGCGTACGGCGTCACCCGGGCCGCCGCGGTGCCCCGGGTGCTGCCGCGCCAGCTCAGCCTGGTCAAGGCGAACTCCCGCATCTCGCTGTCCGCGGTCGCCGGGGCCGCGATCTCCGCGCCGCTGGCGGTCGGGGCGTCGACCTTCGGACCGCAGTGGTCGCTGCGCTACGCCTTCCTGGTCTTCGTCGGCGCGACCGTGCTGGCGATCCTGCTGCCGGCCCGGGTGGACAGCTCGGCCGGCGAGGACGGCGCCGCGGTGACCGGAGTGGGCCGGGCGAAGCGCCCGCCGCTCCCGTACAGCGTGAAGGTGGCGCTGCGGGCGAACACCGGGATGCGGCTGCTGAGCGGCTTCCTGACGATGTTCATGGCGTTCCTGCTGCGCGACGAGCCGTTCCCGGGCTGGGAGGACAAGCCCGCCCTGCTCCTCGGCCTGGTGATCGGGTCCGCCGGCCTGGGCAGCACCATCGGCATCACGCTCGGCTCGGTGCTGCGCCGGATCAGCCCGCAGGTGACCGTGGTGGTGATGCTGCTGGCCGACGCGGCGGTCGCGGTGGTGGTCGCGCTGTTCTACGGGCTGCCGACCGCGGTGCTGCTGGGGCTGACCGCCGGGCTCGCCCAGTCACTCGGCAAGCTCTCGCTCGACGCGCTGATCCAGCGGGAGGTCCCCGAGCGGCGCCGGGCCGGGACCTTCGCGAAGTCCGAGACCCTGCTGCAGCTGTCCTGGGTCGTGGGCGGGTTCATCGGCATCGTGCTGCCGCTGAACCCCGAGCTCGGCCTGGGCGTGGCCGCCGCGATCCTGGTCGCGTGGAGCGGGTGGACGCTCAGCGCGGTGCGCCGCGGCGGGCCCGCCGCACGCCGCGTTTCCTGA
- a CDS encoding DUF3027 domain-containing protein, with amino-acid sequence MTAARSVKPDSVGVGAVDAAREALLELVDAADVGDTLGYVAEAERVTTHLFACLRPGYRGWRWAVTVARAPRMKVVTVDEVVLLPGDDAIIAPPWLPYRDRIQPGDLSPGDLLPTEEDDPRLVPGYLSGDPGDDIVDQDSVREVIYELGLNRLRVLSLEGRDLAAERWHEGSHGPTSPLALAAPATCETCGFLVRLAGPLSQAFGVCANAQANDDGRVVSWDHGCGAHSEAQLAAKSQPQPLPDPVLDTLGYDEIETF; translated from the coding sequence ATGACTGCAGCGAGGTCCGTCAAGCCCGACTCCGTGGGCGTGGGTGCGGTCGATGCTGCCCGCGAGGCGCTCCTCGAGCTCGTGGACGCCGCCGACGTGGGCGACACCCTGGGGTACGTCGCCGAGGCCGAGCGGGTCACCACGCACCTGTTCGCCTGCCTCCGGCCCGGCTACCGCGGCTGGCGCTGGGCGGTCACCGTCGCCCGGGCGCCGCGCATGAAGGTGGTCACCGTCGACGAGGTCGTGCTGCTGCCCGGCGACGACGCCATCATCGCGCCGCCGTGGCTGCCCTACCGCGACCGGATCCAGCCCGGCGACCTCAGCCCGGGCGACCTCCTGCCCACCGAGGAGGACGATCCGCGGCTGGTGCCCGGCTACCTCTCCGGCGACCCGGGCGACGACATCGTCGACCAGGACAGCGTGCGCGAGGTCATCTACGAGCTCGGCCTGAACCGGCTGCGGGTGCTGTCCCTCGAGGGCCGCGACCTGGCCGCCGAGCGCTGGCACGAGGGCAGCCACGGCCCGACGTCCCCGCTGGCGCTGGCCGCCCCGGCGACCTGCGAGACCTGCGGCTTCCTGGTCCGGCTGGCCGGCCCGCTGTCCCAGGCGTTCGGCGTGTGCGCCAACGCGCAGGCCAACGACGACGGCCGGGTGGTCTCCTGGGACCACGGCTGCGGCGCCCACTCCGAGGCGCAGCTGGCGGCCAAGAGCCAGCCGCAGCCGCTGCCCGACCCGGTGCTCGACACCCTCGGCTACGACGAGATCGAGACCTTCTGA
- a CDS encoding DUF2530 domain-containing protein, protein MQEPEYPQQPTDGVQTHEIGNRTYIVANVDPLDVDGTRTVAVGSVLFLVAFFLLLPFYGRLADADRTWWLWTCLAGFGLGVIGWDYCRRRRNRRQEHEQEPEQG, encoded by the coding sequence GTGCAGGAGCCCGAGTACCCCCAGCAGCCCACCGACGGCGTCCAGACCCACGAGATCGGCAACCGCACCTACATCGTCGCGAACGTGGACCCGCTCGACGTCGACGGCACCCGCACCGTGGCGGTCGGCTCGGTGCTGTTCCTCGTCGCGTTCTTCCTGCTGCTGCCGTTCTACGGCCGGCTCGCCGACGCCGACCGGACCTGGTGGCTGTGGACCTGCCTGGCCGGGTTCGGCCTCGGGGTCATCGGCTGGGACTACTGCCGCCGGCGCAGGAACCGCCGCCAGGAGCACGAGCAGGAGCCGGAGCAGGGCTGA